A single Bosea sp. PAMC 26642 DNA region contains:
- a CDS encoding aminoglycoside phosphotransferase family protein, producing MQIFPTVASSGAFRTWRSDRANWLPVAKAIANHHGLAVVNPFSFATGTNLVIALDDALILKVFPPIYRSQFVSERATLRQLRGKLDLPIPEIVAEGGADDWSYLVITRLAGILGSQAWRGLPEEQKERVLQQIGETIAQVHSVPLGELTRIEPRWPEFIERQIAGCRERHVRLGLPKKYLADLDALLENAATLIPMDAPPVILTGEYIPENFLLGKTNGRWGLAGLIDFGDVMTGWREYDLLGPSAFMAAGRPGRVCSLLRGFGYGDAVDPIVRRRLLTLIFLHRASDPMRHICIEGWEHRINRLTDLEDLIWPTGD from the coding sequence ATGCAGATCTTCCCGACCGTGGCGAGCAGCGGCGCCTTCCGTACCTGGAGATCCGACAGGGCGAACTGGCTGCCGGTCGCCAAAGCCATCGCGAACCATCACGGACTGGCGGTGGTCAACCCGTTCTCGTTTGCGACCGGCACGAACCTCGTCATCGCGCTTGACGACGCGCTGATCCTGAAGGTCTTTCCGCCGATCTATCGCAGCCAGTTCGTCTCGGAGCGCGCCACCTTGCGACAGCTTCGGGGGAAGCTGGACCTCCCGATCCCCGAGATCGTAGCGGAGGGCGGGGCGGACGACTGGTCCTATCTCGTCATCACGCGGTTGGCCGGCATCCTCGGCTCGCAGGCTTGGCGTGGCCTTCCCGAAGAGCAGAAGGAGCGCGTCCTGCAGCAGATCGGCGAGACGATCGCGCAGGTGCACTCAGTGCCCCTGGGCGAACTCACACGCATCGAGCCCCGCTGGCCTGAATTCATCGAAAGGCAGATCGCGGGCTGCCGCGAGCGCCATGTCCGCCTGGGACTCCCGAAAAAATATCTCGCCGATCTCGACGCGCTTCTTGAGAACGCCGCGACGCTGATTCCGATGGATGCTCCGCCCGTCATCCTGACCGGCGAATACATCCCTGAAAACTTCCTTCTCGGTAAGACCAACGGCCGATGGGGACTCGCGGGGCTGATCGACTTCGGCGATGTCATGACGGGCTGGCGCGAATATGACCTGCTCGGCCCGAGCGCCTTCATGGCGGCGGGACGGCCGGGGCGTGTGTGCAGCCTGCTACGGGGCTTCGGTTATGGGGACGCAGTCGATCCCATCGTCAGGCGGCGCCTGCTGACGCTGATCTTCCTGCATCGGGCTAGCGATCCCATGCGCCATATCTGCATCGAAGGCTGGGAACACCGGATCAATCGATTGACCGATTTGGAAGACCTGATCTGGCCGACAGGCGATTGA
- a CDS encoding nicotinate-nucleotide adenylyltransferase — MSQPPVATQEYLRLPPHAPGLRIGLFGGSFNPAHDGHRLASLTALRRLQLDRIWWLVTPGNPLKDNAALPPLAQRVGFAREVADHAHIHVTGIEARLRTRYTADTLRALKLRCPGVRFVWVMGSDNLASFHRWNEWRAIARMMPIAVIDRPGSTHRSIASPAAGWLSRWRISESQAAALAGACAPAWIVLHGRRSALSSTQLRQQAKSD, encoded by the coding sequence GTGAGCCAGCCTCCCGTTGCGACGCAGGAATATCTGCGGCTGCCGCCTCATGCGCCGGGCCTGCGCATCGGGCTGTTCGGCGGCAGCTTCAACCCGGCCCATGACGGCCACCGCCTGGCGAGCCTGACCGCGCTGCGACGGCTCCAGCTCGACCGGATCTGGTGGTTGGTGACGCCGGGCAATCCCCTGAAGGACAATGCCGCCCTTCCCCCGCTCGCGCAGCGCGTCGGCTTCGCCCGCGAGGTCGCCGACCATGCCCATATCCACGTCACCGGCATCGAGGCGCGCCTGCGCACCCGCTACACCGCCGACACGCTGCGCGCGCTGAAGCTGCGCTGTCCCGGCGTGCGCTTCGTCTGGGTGATGGGCTCCGACAATCTCGCCAGCTTCCACCGCTGGAACGAGTGGCGAGCAATCGCCCGGATGATGCCGATCGCGGTGATCGACCGGCCGGGCTCGACCCATCGCTCCATCGCCTCGCCGGCCGCCGGCTGGCTGTCGCGCTGGCGGATCTCGGAAAGCCAGGCGGCGGCGCTTGCCGGCGCCTGCGCACCGGCCTGGATCGTCCTGCATGGGCGGCGCTCGGCGCTCTCCTCCACCCAATTGCGGCAACAGGCTAAATCCGATTGA
- a CDS encoding cold-shock protein, which yields MSVGTVKWFNSTKGFGFIQPDDGGQDVFVHISAVERAGMRDLREGQKISFELVQDKRSGKMSADQLRAE from the coding sequence ATGAGCGTCGGTACAGTCAAGTGGTTCAATTCTACCAAGGGTTTCGGCTTCATTCAGCCGGATGATGGCGGCCAGGACGTGTTCGTCCACATCAGCGCCGTCGAGCGCGCCGGAATGCGCGATCTCAGGGAAGGTCAGAAGATCTCCTTCGAGCTCGTGCAGGACAAGCGCTCGGGCAAGATGTCGGCCGATCAGCTCCGCGCCGAGTGA
- a CDS encoding 3-hydroxybutyrate dehydrogenase, which yields MFLKDRCAAITGSTSGIGLAYARALAAEGAHLVINGILPPADAEKLRADLAGEFGVKVLFSSADMTKPAEIAGMIGAAEAEFGAIDILVNNAGIQHVAPVDEFPIEKWDMIIAINLSSAFHTTRAALPKMKAKGWGRIINTASAHAFVASPFKSAYVSAKHGIAGFTKTVALEVATQGITVNAIAPGYVWTPLVEKQIPDTMKARNLTKEQVINDVLLTAQPTKEFVTVEQVAALAVFLCTDAAKSITGTTLPMDGGWTAA from the coding sequence ATGTTCCTCAAAGACCGCTGCGCCGCCATCACAGGCTCGACCTCGGGCATCGGGCTCGCCTATGCCCGCGCACTCGCCGCCGAAGGCGCCCATCTCGTGATCAACGGGATCCTGCCGCCAGCCGACGCCGAAAAGCTCCGCGCCGACCTCGCGGGCGAATTCGGCGTCAAGGTGCTGTTCTCTTCCGCCGACATGACCAAGCCCGCCGAGATCGCCGGGATGATCGGGGCGGCCGAAGCCGAATTCGGCGCGATCGACATCCTCGTCAACAATGCCGGCATCCAGCATGTCGCGCCGGTCGACGAGTTCCCGATCGAGAAATGGGACATGATCATCGCGATCAACCTGTCCTCGGCCTTCCATACCACCCGCGCCGCTTTGCCGAAGATGAAGGCCAAGGGCTGGGGCCGCATCATCAACACGGCATCCGCCCACGCCTTCGTCGCCTCGCCCTTCAAGAGCGCCTATGTCTCCGCCAAGCACGGCATCGCCGGTTTCACCAAGACGGTCGCGCTCGAAGTCGCGACGCAAGGGATCACGGTCAACGCCATCGCACCGGGCTATGTCTGGACGCCGCTGGTCGAAAAGCAGATTCCCGACACCATGAAGGCGCGCAACCTGACCAAAGAGCAGGTCATCAACGATGTGCTGCTGACGGCGCAGCCGACCAAGGAATTCGTCACGGTCGAGCAGGTGGCGGCGCTCGCCGTGTTCCTCTGCACCGACGCCGCCAAGTCGATCACCGGCACGACGCTGCCGATGGATGGCGGCTGGACTGCGGCATGA
- the proB gene encoding glutamate 5-kinase — translation MTTPSLSQFRRIVVKVGSSLLVDRQRGRLRQAWLAALAEDLADLHLRGADVLVVSSGAIALGRTVLGLPGGPLRLEESQAAAAVGQIALARTWSEALGHHGLTAGQILLTLADTEERRRYLNARATLGRLLDLRAIPVINENDTVATTEIRYGDNDRLAARVATMAGADLLILFSDIDGLYTAPPASDPSARHIPLVERITPQIDAMAGGAASELSRGGMRTKIEAGKIAAAGGTHMLIADGRAKNPLAAIDAGARCTWFLTASTPATARKTWIAGSLEPRGSLHVDVGAARALRGGASLLPVGVSRIEGEFARGDAVLIRDTAGAVLGRGLVAYDAHEAARVIGKASRDIEAILGYPGRAEMIHRDDMALGLG, via the coding sequence GTGACAACGCCGTCCCTCAGCCAATTCCGCCGCATCGTCGTCAAGGTCGGCTCCAGCCTCCTCGTCGACCGCCAGCGCGGCCGCCTGCGCCAGGCCTGGCTGGCGGCACTCGCCGAGGATCTCGCCGATCTCCATCTGCGCGGCGCCGATGTGCTCGTCGTCTCCTCGGGCGCGATCGCGCTCGGCCGCACCGTGCTCGGCCTGCCCGGCGGGCCGCTGCGGCTGGAGGAAAGCCAGGCGGCGGCGGCCGTCGGCCAGATCGCGCTGGCCAGGACCTGGTCGGAGGCCCTCGGCCATCACGGCCTGACCGCGGGCCAGATCCTGCTGACGCTCGCCGACACCGAGGAACGCAGGCGCTATCTCAACGCCCGAGCGACGCTTGGCCGCCTGCTCGACCTGCGCGCGATTCCCGTGATCAACGAGAACGACACCGTCGCCACCACCGAAATCCGCTATGGCGACAACGACCGGCTCGCCGCCCGCGTCGCGACCATGGCCGGCGCCGACCTCTTGATACTCTTCTCGGATATCGACGGGCTCTATACGGCGCCACCCGCGAGCGACCCGTCGGCCCGCCATATCCCGCTGGTCGAGCGCATTACGCCGCAGATCGACGCCATGGCCGGCGGTGCGGCGTCGGAACTCTCGCGCGGCGGTATGCGCACTAAGATCGAGGCCGGCAAGATCGCCGCAGCTGGCGGCACCCACATGCTGATCGCCGACGGACGGGCCAAGAACCCGCTCGCCGCGATCGACGCCGGCGCCCGCTGCACCTGGTTCCTGACCGCCTCCACGCCCGCCACGGCGCGCAAGACCTGGATTGCGGGCTCGCTGGAGCCGCGCGGCTCGCTTCATGTCGATGTCGGAGCGGCCCGCGCCTTGCGCGGCGGAGCGAGCCTGCTGCCGGTCGGTGTCAGCCGGATCGAGGGTGAATTCGCGCGCGGCGACGCCGTCCTGATCCGCGATACGGCAGGCGCGGTGCTCGGCCGGGGGCTCGTCGCCTATGATGCGCATGAGGCGGCGCGCGTCATCGGCAAGGCTTCGCGCGACATCGAGGCGATCCTCGGCTATCCCGGCCGCGCCGAGATGATCCACCGGGACGACATGGCGCTCGGGCTCGGCTAA
- a CDS encoding glutamate-5-semialdehyde dehydrogenase has translation MTSDKTLRIVATNDADDVGALMHALGRRARAAARAVALAPAAQRDAALHAMGNALTARAAAILAANAQDIAEAKAAGQNAAFIDRLMLDEKRLAEVAHAVADIAKLPDPVGRVLAQWTQASNGLRFERVATPLGVIAVIFESRPNVTADAGALCLKSGNAAILRAGSDSFRTSTEIAAALRQGLEEAGLPADAIQLVPTRDRAAVGEILKGLDGAIDVVVPRGGKSLVARVQSDARVPVFAHLDGNCHVYIHERADLDMAQAIVLNAKLRRTGVCGSAETLLVDEACAATHLASLVKALLDAGCAVRGDGATQAVDARVTPATEQDWATEFLDRIIAVKLVAGLDEAIDHIERYGSHHTEAIITADAEAARRFLAEVDSAIVLHNASTQFADGGEFGFGAEIGIATGRMHARGPVGVEQLCSFKYRVHGDGQIRP, from the coding sequence ATGACGAGCGATAAGACGCTCCGCATAGTCGCGACAAACGATGCGGACGATGTTGGGGCATTGATGCACGCGCTTGGCCGGCGTGCCCGCGCCGCTGCGCGTGCCGTGGCGCTCGCGCCGGCTGCCCAGCGCGACGCTGCGCTGCACGCGATGGGCAACGCCCTGACCGCGCGCGCCGCCGCCATCCTCGCCGCCAATGCCCAGGATATCGCCGAGGCGAAGGCCGCCGGCCAGAACGCCGCCTTCATCGACCGCCTGATGCTGGACGAGAAGCGCCTTGCCGAAGTCGCTCACGCCGTCGCCGATATCGCAAAGCTGCCCGACCCCGTCGGTCGCGTGCTGGCGCAGTGGACACAAGCCTCCAACGGGCTTCGCTTCGAGCGCGTCGCGACCCCGCTCGGCGTCATCGCCGTGATCTTCGAGAGCCGGCCAAACGTCACGGCAGATGCCGGCGCGCTCTGCCTCAAGAGCGGCAACGCCGCGATCCTGCGAGCAGGCTCCGACAGCTTCCGCACCTCGACCGAAATCGCCGCCGCGCTCCGGCAGGGGCTGGAGGAGGCGGGCCTGCCGGCCGACGCGATCCAGCTCGTGCCGACGCGCGACCGTGCGGCGGTCGGCGAAATCCTGAAAGGTCTCGACGGCGCGATCGACGTCGTCGTGCCGCGCGGCGGCAAGAGCCTCGTTGCCCGCGTCCAAAGCGATGCGCGGGTGCCGGTCTTCGCCCATCTCGACGGCAACTGCCATGTCTATATCCATGAGCGGGCCGATCTCGACATGGCCCAGGCGATCGTTCTGAACGCCAAGCTGCGGCGCACCGGCGTCTGCGGTTCTGCCGAGACGCTGCTGGTGGACGAAGCCTGCGCGGCGACGCATCTCGCGTCGCTGGTGAAAGCCCTGCTCGACGCCGGCTGCGCCGTGCGCGGCGATGGGGCGACGCAAGCCGTCGACGCCCGCGTCACGCCTGCGACGGAGCAGGACTGGGCGACCGAATTCCTCGATCGCATCATCGCGGTGAAGCTGGTGGCCGGGCTCGACGAGGCGATCGACCATATCGAGCGCTACGGCTCGCACCACACCGAGGCGATCATCACGGCCGATGCCGAGGCGGCCCGCCGATTCCTCGCCGAGGTCGATTCCGCGATCGTTCTGCACAACGCCTCGACCCAGTTCGCCGATGGCGGCGAATTCGGCTTCGGCGCCGAGATCGGCATCGCCACGGGCCGCATGCATGCGCGCGGTCCTGTCGGTGTCGAGCAGCTCTGCTCCTTCAAGTACCGCGTCCATGGCGATGGCCAGATCCGGCCGTGA
- a CDS encoding DUF6481 family protein, with translation MKNPNDRSFTDRQSNSAAAKKALLERFKSRPGPDDPIMQQRRAEREAVAVARAEREAEKAAARVEAERLAEIERVRLVEEERLAEIAREVARKAEQAKRDAERPRKVLLEAVQYAQLRAAGKGGRR, from the coding sequence TTGAAGAACCCGAACGACCGTAGCTTTACTGATCGCCAGTCCAATTCCGCCGCAGCCAAGAAGGCGCTCCTGGAGCGCTTCAAGTCGCGCCCGGGTCCGGATGACCCGATCATGCAGCAGCGCCGCGCGGAACGCGAGGCCGTCGCCGTCGCGCGTGCCGAGCGCGAGGCCGAAAAGGCAGCCGCCCGCGTCGAGGCCGAACGCCTTGCCGAGATCGAGCGCGTCCGTTTGGTCGAGGAAGAGCGCCTGGCCGAAATCGCCCGCGAGGTCGCCCGCAAGGCCGAACAGGCCAAGCGCGATGCCGAGCGTCCGCGCAAGGTGCTGCTCGAGGCCGTGCAATATGCGCAGCTCCGGGCCGCCGGCAAGGGCGGTCGTCGCTGA
- the msrB gene encoding peptide-methionine (R)-S-oxide reductase MsrB, with protein sequence MITRRNLLLSTASALAACTAAYGLGLFDASAAVEGSFEVTRTDAEWKRLLTPAQYDVLRREGTERAGSSPLDKEKRAGTFHCAACDLAVYASTTKFDSGTGWPSFWAPLDNAVATKTDRSFFMSRTEVHCRRCGGHLGHIFDDGPAPTGKRHCLNGIALKFVTA encoded by the coding sequence ATGATCACGAGACGCAACCTGCTTCTATCGACGGCCTCGGCGCTCGCCGCCTGCACGGCCGCCTATGGGCTGGGCCTGTTCGACGCCTCCGCCGCCGTCGAGGGCAGCTTCGAGGTGACCAGGACCGACGCCGAATGGAAGAGGCTTCTGACACCGGCGCAATATGACGTCCTGCGCCGGGAGGGCACGGAGCGCGCCGGTTCGAGCCCGCTCGACAAGGAGAAGCGTGCCGGCACGTTCCACTGCGCCGCCTGCGACCTGGCCGTCTATGCCTCGACGACGAAATTCGACAGCGGGACCGGCTGGCCGAGCTTCTGGGCGCCGCTCGACAATGCGGTCGCGACGAAAACGGACAGATCGTTCTTCATGAGCCGCACGGAGGTGCATTGTCGGCGTTGCGGCGGCCATCTCGGCCATATCTTCGACGACGGCCCGGCCCCGACCGGCAAGCGTCACTGCCTCAACGGCATCGCACTGAAATTCGTCACCGCCTGA
- the rsfS gene encoding ribosome silencing factor — translation MPLPQAAVSDNPSADSIALAIHVLEEMKAEDVTVIDLVGKTSLADAMIIASGRVNRHVASIADSLVEALKGSGLPTPKVEGMPACDWVLIDTGDIIIHIFRPEVRQFYNLEKMWGADRPNERLVS, via the coding sequence ATGCCGCTTCCCCAGGCTGCTGTGTCGGACAACCCGTCCGCCGACAGCATAGCCCTCGCAATCCATGTTCTCGAAGAGATGAAGGCCGAGGACGTCACCGTCATCGACCTCGTCGGAAAAACCTCTCTGGCCGACGCCATGATCATCGCGTCCGGGCGGGTGAACCGTCACGTCGCCTCGATCGCTGACAGCCTGGTCGAAGCCCTCAAGGGCTCCGGCCTGCCCACGCCCAAGGTCGAGGGCATGCCGGCCTGCGACTGGGTGCTGATCGACACCGGCGACATCATCATTCACATCTTCCGTCCGGAAGTGCGCCAGTTCTACAATCTGGAGAAGATGTGGGGCGCCGACCGGCCCAATGAGCGGCTCGTGAGCTGA
- a CDS encoding class I SAM-dependent methyltransferase → MAALDRRGFIMANTCLLPVPHAPEISLHVAQEATELWQKTEDELAVIGLPPPFWAFAWAGGQALARYLLDDPGVVAGKRVLDFASGSGLVAIAAAKAGAASVTANDIDAFATEAIALNADANGVAVDVLLDDMVGSDAGWDVICAGDVCYERDMAERVVAWLSVLSARGATVLIGDPGRSYLPRDRLVPLASYEVPVTRSLEDAEIKRSTVWRLMV, encoded by the coding sequence ATGGCGGCGCTCGACCGGCGCGGCTTCATCATGGCCAATACCTGTCTGCTGCCCGTGCCGCACGCGCCGGAGATCAGCCTGCATGTGGCGCAGGAGGCGACGGAGCTGTGGCAGAAGACCGAGGACGAGTTGGCGGTGATCGGACTGCCGCCGCCGTTCTGGGCTTTCGCCTGGGCGGGCGGGCAGGCGCTGGCGCGCTATCTTCTGGACGATCCCGGCGTCGTCGCCGGTAAGCGCGTGCTCGATTTCGCCAGCGGCTCGGGGCTGGTGGCGATCGCGGCGGCGAAGGCGGGCGCGGCCAGCGTCACGGCAAACGATATCGACGCCTTCGCGACGGAGGCGATCGCGCTCAACGCAGACGCGAACGGCGTTGCCGTAGACGTCCTGCTGGACGACATGGTCGGGAGCGACGCCGGCTGGGACGTGATCTGCGCCGGCGATGTCTGCTATGAGCGCGACATGGCAGAGCGCGTCGTCGCCTGGCTTTCGGTCTTGTCGGCGCGTGGGGCCACGGTGCTGATCGGCGATCCCGGCCGGAGTTATCTGCCTCGCGACAGGCTGGTCCCGCTGGCGAGCTACGAGGTGCCGGTGACGCGGTCGCTGGAGGATGCCGAGATCAAGCGCAGCACGGTCTGGCGGCTGATGGTGTGA
- a CDS encoding transcriptional repressor encodes MTEMQPHPSDHDHAHHDGHRHAADDGEACRHAHDHRHHAAEALARAERICGERGLRLTPIRRQALEALHGDHRPVGAYDLADRISPPGGRRLAPISIYRALDFLVEQGFVHRLSSRNAYLACLHGHGADEVVAFLICEGCGGVDEDSSPAMRKAVAAITTGRQFAASHQVVEIVGRCEHCRSAKP; translated from the coding sequence ATGACCGAAATGCAGCCGCACCCGAGCGATCACGATCATGCGCATCATGACGGCCATCGCCATGCCGCCGACGACGGAGAAGCTTGTCGGCACGCGCATGACCACCGCCACCATGCCGCCGAAGCGCTAGCACGGGCCGAGCGTATCTGCGGCGAGCGCGGCCTGCGCCTGACGCCGATCCGCCGTCAGGCCCTGGAGGCGCTGCATGGCGACCATCGGCCGGTCGGGGCCTATGACCTTGCGGACCGCATCTCGCCGCCCGGCGGCCGGCGGCTGGCGCCGATCTCGATCTATCGCGCGCTCGATTTCCTGGTCGAGCAGGGGTTCGTCCACCGGCTCTCCTCGCGCAACGCCTACCTCGCCTGCCTGCATGGCCATGGCGCCGACGAGGTCGTCGCCTTCCTGATCTGCGAGGGTTGCGGCGGTGTCGACGAGGATTCCTCGCCTGCCATGAGGAAGGCGGTCGCGGCCATCACGACGGGCCGCCAGTTCGCGGCTTCGCATCAGGTCGTCGAGATCGTCGGACGGTGCGAGCATTGCCGGAGCGCAAAGCCATGA
- a CDS encoding patatin-like phospholipase family protein — MTGRRKASTQTVKGLAGPKAERTVSLALQGGGAHGAFTWGVLDAILEDGRLAIEALSGTSAGAMNAVVLCEGWIEGGADGARTKLETFWRAISVDGKYGGSERSLIDTMLGAWGSSGTPPGLIWFEMFSKVASPYDINPLNINPLRGVIADLIDFDKVRACAEVKLFIAATNVRTGRIKVFNGPEMTPDHLMASACLPMLFQAVEIGKEAYWDGGYMGNPALFPLFYEAHCDDIMLVQINPLQRKDLPTKARDIQDRLNEITFNASLLRELRAIEFVNRLVDAGKLPTDEYKRVLMHRIDGGSPLAELTSSSRMNADWDFLLRLRDIGRAAAKRWLKRNYEAIGKVATLDLKEAIS, encoded by the coding sequence ATGACCGGGCGACGCAAGGCCAGCACGCAGACGGTCAAGGGCCTCGCCGGCCCGAAAGCCGAGCGGACGGTGTCGCTGGCGCTCCAGGGCGGCGGCGCGCACGGCGCCTTCACCTGGGGCGTGCTCGACGCCATCCTGGAGGATGGCCGGCTCGCCATCGAGGCGCTCTCGGGCACCAGCGCCGGAGCCATGAACGCCGTCGTGCTATGCGAAGGCTGGATCGAGGGCGGCGCCGATGGAGCCCGGACGAAACTGGAGACCTTCTGGCGCGCCATCAGCGTCGACGGCAAATATGGCGGCTCGGAGCGCTCGCTGATCGACACCATGCTCGGCGCCTGGGGCAGCAGCGGCACGCCGCCGGGCCTGATCTGGTTCGAGATGTTCTCGAAGGTGGCGAGCCCCTACGACATCAACCCGCTCAACATCAATCCTTTGCGCGGCGTGATAGCCGACCTAATCGATTTCGACAAGGTCCGGGCCTGCGCGGAGGTCAAGCTCTTCATCGCCGCCACAAATGTCCGCACCGGCAGGATCAAGGTCTTCAACGGCCCGGAAATGACGCCTGACCACCTGATGGCATCGGCCTGCCTGCCGATGCTGTTCCAGGCGGTCGAGATCGGCAAGGAAGCCTATTGGGATGGCGGTTACATGGGCAATCCGGCCCTGTTCCCGCTGTTCTACGAGGCTCATTGCGACGACATCATGCTGGTGCAGATCAACCCGCTCCAGCGCAAGGATCTGCCCACGAAGGCGCGGGACATCCAGGACCGGCTGAACGAGATCACCTTCAATGCCTCGCTGCTGCGCGAGCTGCGCGCGATCGAGTTCGTCAACCGCCTCGTCGATGCCGGCAAACTGCCGACCGACGAATACAAGCGCGTGCTGATGCACCGCATCGACGGCGGCTCGCCGCTGGCGGAACTGACCTCGTCGTCGCGGATGAACGCCGACTGGGACTTCCTGCTCCGCCTGCGCGACATCGGCCGGGCCGCGGCGAAACGTTGGCTCAAGCGCAACTACGAGGCGATCGGAAAGGTCGCGACGCTGGATCTGAAGGAAGCGATCAGCTGA
- a CDS encoding glycosyltransferase family 4 protein, translating into MARPKLLFVATEDWFFASHFLPMARAARELDYEVVVIARERQHRRVIESAGARLIALEAERRSLDPRALFRQVRTLRRIIAAERPDILHCIALKPIVLAGLAGKLAGIERRVYALTGLGFLGAKRGALANAARLGTRLWLRQAIDGPQVRFLFENPDDPAMLDLKPQQATKVVLVGGAGVDPLILMPMAMPPSPPLKIALVARLLWSKGVDLAVEAVRIARSHGVRVELTIHGAPDFSNPRAIPEATLTEWAARPGITWAGPTRDIEGVWRTHHLCCLPSRGGEGLPRTILEAAACGRGILTTDVPGCRSFVRDGIDGVVVPPDDAAALAKVLVALAGAPNLVERMGGSARARLLEGYTERDVMDVVKSLYRELLGKPTTDLAA; encoded by the coding sequence ATGGCCCGGCCAAAACTTCTCTTCGTCGCGACCGAGGACTGGTTCTTCGCCTCGCATTTCCTGCCGATGGCGCGGGCGGCGCGCGAACTCGACTACGAGGTCGTGGTGATCGCCCGCGAACGCCAGCATCGCCGGGTGATCGAGTCTGCCGGCGCCAGGCTGATCGCGCTGGAGGCGGAGCGCCGCAGCCTCGATCCGCGCGCGCTGTTCCGCCAGGTCAGGACGCTGCGGCGCATCATCGCCGCCGAGCGGCCCGATATTTTGCACTGTATCGCGCTGAAGCCTATCGTGCTCGCCGGTCTCGCCGGGAAGCTCGCCGGCATCGAGCGGCGCGTTTATGCGCTGACCGGGCTCGGTTTCCTCGGTGCTAAGCGGGGCGCGCTCGCAAACGCGGCGCGGCTCGGCACGAGGCTTTGGCTGCGGCAGGCGATCGATGGGCCGCAGGTTCGGTTCCTGTTCGAGAATCCGGACGACCCGGCGATGCTTGATCTCAAGCCGCAGCAGGCGACCAAGGTCGTGCTGGTCGGCGGGGCGGGCGTCGATCCGCTGATCCTGATGCCGATGGCGATGCCGCCGTCGCCGCCGCTGAAGATCGCGCTGGTGGCGCGGCTGCTCTGGTCGAAGGGCGTCGATCTGGCGGTCGAAGCGGTTCGGATTGCGCGCAGCCATGGCGTGCGCGTCGAACTCACCATCCATGGCGCGCCCGATTTCTCCAATCCAAGGGCGATTCCTGAAGCGACGCTGACGGAATGGGCGGCTCGGCCCGGGATCACCTGGGCGGGACCGACGCGCGATATCGAGGGCGTCTGGCGCACGCATCATCTGTGCTGCCTGCCGTCGCGGGGCGGGGAGGGGCTGCCGCGCACCATTCTGGAGGCCGCCGCCTGCGGGCGCGGCATCCTGACGACCGACGTGCCGGGCTGTCGCAGCTTCGTGCGCGACGGCATCGACGGGGTCGTGGTGCCGCCGGACGATGCCGCCGCGCTCGCCAAGGTGCTGGTGGCGCTCGCCGGTGCGCCCAATCTGGTCGAGCGCATGGGAGGCAGCGCCCGCGCGCGGCTGCTCGAAGGCTATACCGAGCGCGACGTGATGGATGTGGTGAAGTCGCTCTATCGCGAGCTTCTGGGCAAGCCGACGACGGATCTCGCCGCGTGA
- the rpsU gene encoding 30S ribosomal protein S21, whose amino-acid sequence MQVLVRDNNVDQALRVLKKKMQREGVFREMKRRSAYEKPSEKRVREKADAIRRARKVARKQMQREGLIAAPKVKPKPVRAGSPAPAR is encoded by the coding sequence ATGCAGGTTCTCGTTCGCGACAACAACGTCGACCAGGCCCTTCGGGTTCTGAAGAAGAAGATGCAGCGCGAAGGCGTGTTTCGCGAGATGAAGCGCCGCTCGGCTTATGAGAAGCCTTCCGAGAAGCGCGTCCGCGAGAAGGCCGATGCCATCCGCCGCGCCCGCAAGGTCGCCCGCAAGCAGATGCAGCGCGAAGGTTTGATCGCCGCCCCGAAGGTGAAGCCGAAGCCGGTCCGCGCTGGAAGCCCAGCACCTGCGCGTTGA